A region of the bacterium genome:
TAGACTTTGTGCGCCCGCAGCACTACCGGGGTTGCCATCATTTACGCTATTGAGCGCATTGACTGAGGCGCGTTTTTGTTCTGGCGAGAGGCTTATGGGGCCACGATTCGTACCCATCCATTCGGTTGAATCAATCAGGGCAAGATAGTTATTGGATGGCGTATTGAGATTGGTCGAAGATAGGGCGGAAAACTTTGACAGCAGTGCGACGAGTAGGTAGGTGTCTGTCCAGGCATAGGCACCGGTTGGCTGCGTAGAGAAGCGTGCCTCCCATGATACGGGTACGGTCAAGCCAATATCGTAGGCAATGGCTTTGGCGCCAGGCGGACGGAGGAAGAAGCGCTGACTGATGTCAGTTCTTGCGCTTGCATCGACACTGGGGCGTGTTGTGATGCTTGGGCTTACACTCTCTGTGGGGAGCACTTTTTTCTTATTTGTAGACAATAGGATGGCTGGCACCGCAACGAATAGCACGATAATGATTGCACCAACTAAGCCGACTAGAATGAGCTTCTTGGTAAACGGCTTTGGACCGCTCGCGCCGGGGTCAAGCGAGGGTGTACCATAGATCTTTTGAAGCTTTGGATTCGGAATGGTGGCTGGTTGTTCGCCGGGCTTCGCAGTGCCAGATGGGTTTGCCGGAGTCGTAGGCGCAGCTGGATTGACTGGCTTCTGAGCATCATTTGACTGTGGGCTAGCTGGAGGCATAATTACCTTTCAGTATACCGCTAATGATTCTTAGGTAAAAGCCCGTGCGTGAGTCATCCCGCGTGTATTTAAAGCATAACTATTTTCGTGGTACTTTCGGCTTATGCTTGAGTAGGTTAAAATGATATGACATGACCAAAGACGCCAACCATCCATTACTTCAAGATCTTAATGACGGGCAGCGTGAGGGTGTCTTGACTACCGACGGGCCAGTTTTGATGCTGGCGGGAGCTGGTTCTGGTAAAACCAAGACACTGACGCATCGTATTGCCTACCTCGTGGACGTCAAGAAAGTGCATCCGAGCGCAATCTTGGCGGTGACTTTTACGAACAAAGCTGCTACTGAGATGCGAGTGCGTATCAACGGACTGTTGGGGCGAGACGCCGAAGATCGGATGTTTTTGCCGTTTCTTGGGACATTTCACTCGATCGCAGTCCGAATCTTGCGGCGCGAGGCGATGCATCTAGGCTACCCGACGAGCTTTGCGATCTACGATGAAGCCGATACTCAGGCGGTGGTGAAGCTGGTTTGTAAAGATCTCGGGATCGAGGAAAAAGTCTTTTCACCGCAATCAATGCGCAATTTAATTTCGAGCGCCAAGAATGAACTCTTGTTGCCTGGCCAATATGCCAAGCTGGCGCAAGGACGAGCTCAAGAAACTGCAGCTATGATTTATCCTGAATACCAGAAGCGACTCAAAGCCAGCGGCGCGGTGGACTTCGATGATATCATCATGCTCGTAGTGCGACTCTTCGAGGAAAATCCTGAAGTCTTGAAGCGCTACCAAGAGCAGTTTCAGTACATTCTCGTCGATGAGTATCAGGACACGAATCACGCCCAGTATCAGCTCGTGCAACTCTTGGCTGAAGGGCGACGAAATATCTGCGTAGTGGGGGATGACTGGCAGTCGATCTACTCATGGCGCGGAGCAAATTATGAGAATATCCTCAACTTCGAGTCCGATTATCCGGATGCCAAAGTCATCAAGCTTGAGCAAAACTATCGTAGTACCCAGCATATCCTCGACGCCGCTCACTCAGTGATTACAAAGAATACCATTCGGACGGATAAACAGCTCTTCACCGAGAAGGGGGATGGCGAGAAGATCGTGATCCAGCAGGTGAGTGATGAGCTTGCTGAGGGTCAATTCGTGATTCAGACCATTGATCGGCTGGTGAGTGACCAGGGATATAAATATTCAGATTGTGCCGTGCTGTATCGGACGAATGCCCAATCTCGTTCGCTCGAAGAGTCGTTTCTTCGCTACAATACGCCGTATCAAATCGTCGGTGGCGTACGTTTCTATGAGCGTAAAGAGATCAAGGATACGCTAGCCTATTTGCGCTTCGTCGCAAATCCGCAGGACAGCGTGAGCTGGCGACGAATCGTCAATGTGCCAGCGCGCGGACTCGGTGATAGGAGTTTGGCTGTCATGAGCGATTATGCGATGGCGCATGGACTCGATTTGCTCGAAGCTTGCAGGCGGACAGACGATGTTGCGGGCCTCACTCCCAAGGCGAAAGTGGCTTTTGCGGACTTTGCAGTCCTCATTGCAGACTTTCGCGAGTCGGCCGAGCGCCTACCAGTTGCCGAGCTGGCGGAGCTAATTGTGAAAAAATCAGGGTATCTCGACGCGATCGAGAAAGAAAACAAAGGCGCACTAACCGGTGCCGATCGGCTCGAAAACGTGCAGGAATTTTTGGGTGTAGCAAAAGGTTTCGGTACGACTGCTCTTGAGGAGTTTCTCTCAGATATTTCCTTAGTCACAGATCTCGATACGTGGGAGAACACCAATGATGCAGTGACACTGATGACCTTGCATGCAGCGAAAGGCTTGGAGTTTAAGGCAGTCTTCATGATCGGTATGGAGGAGGGAATTTTTCCGCATTCGCGCACTATGTTTGAGCCGACGGAGCTCGAGGAAGAACGCCGACTGTGTTATGTGGGTATGACACGAGCGCGTGAGCGACTCTATCTCGTGCATGCGACGATGCGCCTGCTCTATGGGTCGACACAGCACAATCCAATCTCACGCTTTGTGATGGAGATTCCCGCCGAGTATTCGGAAGCCGGGCTTATCAATACGTCGGTTCGCCTCGGTGCAGGAGTATTCGGCAATCAGTCCTGGCGTCAATCTGGCATGGCGCCGGTAGTCCCGGCCGGGCAGCGACTTGACGATCCGTTTCCGGACGATATTCCATCGACTCCAGAATTGAATAAGGGCGACAAGGTTGAGCACTCGACCTTCGGGATCGGAACTGTATTGGATATTGAAGAAGATGATGTGCAGATACTGTTTGAAAAAGCCGGCATCAAGCGGCTCAATATCGGCTTTGCACCTTTGCGTAAGCTCACATAAGGTTATTATTTGCATAATTGGTATCATCCGGAGATAATAAACGTAACTATTAATCGAGCAAAGAAACCTGAACGTGTTAGATTCCGATAAGTTAGCAAGACTGGTCCTTTCAATAATTGTTTCGGTCTGGGGGGTACTGATCACCACACCTACCGCCCTAGCCGCGGCAGACACCTGTACCTGGGACGGGAGTGAAAGTGGGAGTTGGAGTAACGGTGATAACTGGACTGGCTGTGATAATGGTGGGGTGCCAGATAGCGGTGATACGTTAATCTTCCCGAATGGCGCTGGCAACAAAATAAACTCTAATGATATTGGCGTCTTGAATCTAGACTCAATCATCTACTCTGGTGATAACTATACTACTAGTGGCAATGCCATTAATCTAACAGGCGGAGCCCCAAATGTAATCATCTTTTCAGGTAATCTCAATAACCACAACATTGATACCACTATTACAGCTAGCGAATCCAAGGCGATTGCGTACTCTGGTAGTGAAAATGAAATAGGTGGTGGACTTATTTTGGCATTTAGTGATGGGGATATGAACTTCAGCGCAGGTGCAGTAGTAGAATTAGAAGTGTCGGGAATAATCAGTGGTACTACCGGTAATTTTGTGGTCGGTCCTGATAGCGATTTAATATTAACGAACACTAACACTTTCAGTAAAACAGGTATTACTATAAATACCGGAGCGATTCTCGATTGTGGTGCAGATGAATGCACCGGTGCTTATTCGGGGGGAGACACGATTTCAATTTATGGAAGTGGCTGGTTAGCCCTTAACGCAGCTGGTACCTTGGCTGATAACATTGGCTTTATAGATGGAACAGGTTCACCAGGAACTGTTGGAGCTGCAGTTGGTTCTAGCATCAGCGGTAGCATTATAGTTGGTGGCAGTGGAGAAATTAAGGTACAGAACGAGATTGACCTTGATCTTACGGGTGACATAAGCTTTACCGGCGGTTCTTTACTATTTGAGGGTACTGGCTTGTTGGGTACGCAATCTATAACGCACAGCTCTGGCACTATATTCGATAGCCCAGCTGGAGAAATAACGGTAGACAATGTGTATCTAGAACTCAATTCGTCCAATGCCAGCTATGATGGTTCAATCGATGCAATAAATGGTGCGGTTATTCTTGTCACTGATCCTGATGCGCTTGGCTCTGATATTGGCGAAACCATTATCGAAGACGGCAGCAGTTTAGCAATTGACGGGAGTCTCACGATCAATGAGTTAATAACCATAACGGGCCCAGGAGCGGCTGATGGCGATGGGGCAATCTATGTTGAGTCAGGTAGCCCAGAACTTACCGCCGAGATTACACTTGGCGGCGATGCGACTTTGGCTAACTGGGGCGGCGATGGTGATACCTTGCTGCTGAGCGGCAACATTACAGGTACAGGAGACCTAAGCTATATTAGTAACTATTCGTTGGGTAATGCCACAGGCTTTGAGCATTTTGGTACTTCGAGTAATGATTATTCAGGTTCAACTACAATTGATGCGTCTCTAGTTATCGCCTCAAAGACAAGTAATGCAATTACTATTCCTGGTGACGTTACGATTAATGGTGGTTCTACATATGGATTTCTAGAGTTAACCGAGGATAATAACGTGGCTGACGATGCTACAATCACTCTCAACAACGAAACTGGCACAGCTACCTTCTACATACCAGCGTCTATTTCGGATACAGTTGGGACGATAGTTGGAGATGGTACTTTTAGCCTTGGACTCAATACACCAATAATATCTGTTGGTGCAGATAACGAAAACGGCACATTTAGCGGTACGATCACCTCTGACGAGGGAGAGATTGACAAGGTAGGGACCGGTGCCTGGACTCTCACTGGCACGAACGAAACCCTTGATGATGACTTTTCAATATATCGTGTTTCGGAGGGCAAGCTGTTGCTGAATTTTTCTGATTCCTCTGGTCAGTTTTCTGACTACACAGTGACAGGCGGTACACTGGGTGGTAGTGGCGTCATAGGAAATCTCATCGGCACGAATGGAGTAGTCGCTCCGGGGAATAGCCCAGGATGCATAGATCCAGATGGGGATGTAACCCTCTCAAGTAATCTCGCATTTAGTGCAGAATTAAACGGCCCCACAGCATGTACGGATTATGATAGATTAAATGCCAGTGGGACTGTCAATATCAATAATGCGACTTTGCAGGTTGACCCTGGTTATACGCCAGAAGTTGGAACCGTATTTACGATCATTCAGGGCGTAGCTGTAAGCGGTACTTTCGCTGGTCTTCCAGATGGCTCAAAGGTAAGTACAGAGGGGCTAGATTTTCGGGTTAACTATACATCGACTGCCGTGACTCTCACGGCATTGGGCGGGACACTCGCAGATACGGGCGATAATCTTTCACTGATGCTCGCTATTGCGGTCTTGTGTTTGTTCGGTGCAGCGGTATCTATGGGGGCGACCCCGGCTGTTCGCAGAAAGATGCAAAAAAATCAATGAGAAGGACATAGTCTTGAAAAATAATAAAATCATAAAGCAAATACTATGCATGATATTTATTACGGTGGTAGCCTGCTGCTTATACCCAGCAAGAGCCAGCGCAGCCACTATCACGCTTAATGGAAGCTGTTCGATCGATGATGCGATTACTAATGCGAATAATGATGACCAGTCTGGATCTGTCAACTGCACAGCTGGCGCGGGAGATGATATCATAAATATCCCCGCGGGCACTTGGAGCTTTGGTACGAATAATGTTGTTTCAAGTAATATTAGTTTTATTGGTGCTGGACCAGGCACATCGATATTAGATGGACTAGGTACGTACAGCGGACTGTTTTGCGATGGCGGTGCTGGTACGCAGTTTAATATGTCTCTGAGTCAACTGGTCATCCGCGACACGACTGACCCAGGTTATTTGGGGCGAGCAGCGGTAGCGGCGCAAAACTGTAACGTCAACATGATAGCAATTGAGATTTTTGGCGTAGCTTCCGAGACTGCTACTAGCTTTGTAACATCGGATGATACGGATATGTCGGTCATCATTAATGGGCTGTACGTACATGATTCAGTTGGTCCAGGGTTGTACTTTTTTGAAGCAGAAGGCTCGATCAGTACACTTACCAGCACAGTCGAGGGTTATACTGCTTCAGATATGACGGCAGGGCAGATAGGTATGTCCGGAGGTATAGTCACAATGACAAGGACTGGTAATGTGAATACTACTGTGAGAAATAGCACACTCCTACCAAGCGTTTCAACCGGCATAGGCGTGTATATTATGTCTAACGCAGAAAGTGTGACGAATGCAAATGCGACCATTAGCCTCATTAACACAACTATTGCAGGTAATGGCATAGGTGTATTGCCGGCATCAGGAGTCTTCGCCTCATCTTCTGCCAATGTTGGCCTGAGCGCGGCCACGACCGTAAACTTCCAAAACGTGCTTATAGCAGGTAATAATACAGGATCTGGCATTGTCAATTGTGCAGGGCAGAATGCGGCGAGCGGAGGCAGTGAGACGATTACGTTTGCTTCCCAGGGTAATAACTTGTCTGATGATAGTAGCTGCAATCTCGTAGGTAGTGGCGATCAAGAGAATGTCAGTAATCTTCTGACCACACTCGGCCCGCTCCAAGACAATGGAGGCTTCACACCAACTAGGGCATTGCTATTTGGTTCACCAGCGATTGATGCTGGCGCAACGATCGCTGGCCTGACGGATGATCAGAGAGGTGTGGCTCGCCCACAGCACAGTGGCTACGACATAGGAGCATATGAGTATGATGAAGTTTCACAGCAAGGCGGTGGAAATCAGCAAGGCGGTGGAGAGGGTTCACAGGGTAGCAGCCAGGCCGAATCTTTGGCTGACACGGGGGAAAATACACGGTGGATACTTATTGTATCGATATTGAGTATTACTTTAGGTCTTGTGGGAAGCATATTTGCTCTTCGGCGCCAGAAACGGTAGATATTTTCAAGCTGGCTGAATGTATAGAACCCTGATGATAATAGTACTCAAAGCCCCATTTGATCTGTGTTCCGCTCTGAGCTAGGATAAAACATAGACAATGATGGAGCCGAGATTACATAGCCGGAAGCCGAGGAGTCATGCATCGGCTGTGACCGTTTTTTTGCCATTCTCCGCGCTTCTCTTTGCTATGATTGGTGGATATATGCTGCTCTTGACGACCGCTCCAGCGAACCCGTTGCTCGATATAATAACGAATACGTCTATCGATCTGGATAAATCAGATGACCAGTCTGATAATCGAGATAGAATACAAATCGAAAGAATCGGCTTGGAAGTGCCGTTGTATGAGGGGGGAGAAGACTCGCTTGATAAAGGAGTATGGCATCGGTGGCCAGAACGTGGCAACCCCGAAAAGGGCGGCAACTTTATTCTCTCTGCGCATCGATTCAAGATCGGAGTGACGCCAGTTCAGACAATAATCAACTCCCCGTTTTATAACGTTGATAAACTACGAATTGGCGATACAATACGCGTCTTTTGGGATGACGAATGGTATACATATAAGATTAGCAAGACCTATACCGTGCTGCCGAATGCCATTGGGATTGAAGCACCGTCTGAGGAGGCAAAATTGACCCTGTATACTTGCTCACTTGGCGGGTCTGCAGATGGGCGAGTAGTGATAGAGGCAAACCTATCAGATAAAATATGAATATTGCAAAATATCCAATATGGTGATATAATATACAAATCTCTGCTCACGGCTTGTGGTTGTCGACTAGCGACGACTGATATATACTCATCCCCGTCTTGGGGGTGGGCTTTTTATTGCTTCGCGAGCTTTTTGCGTTCGTGTGCCTTGAGGCCACGCTTGCGAATGCGGATTGATTCTGGCGTAACTTCTAGCAGCTCGTCATTTTCGATAAAGTCTAGCGCTTCTTCAAGCGAAAGCTCAGTGAATGGGGTGAGCTGGGTGGTCATGTCGGTACTGGAAGCGCGGACATTTGTCAGCTTCTTTTCCTTACAAACATTGATCTCCATGTCGTCACTGCGACGATTCAGGCCGATGACCATGCCCTCGTAGACTTTGGTGCCTGGTCCAATAAACGCAGTACCACGCTCCTCAACAGTCTTGAGTGAGTAGGTGATCGCAGTGCCGGTTTCGGCAGAAATAAGGACGCCATTACGGAGCTTTTGAAGTGGTGCGCCTACTGGTTCGTAGCCGATCAAGAGGCTATTCATAATGACGGTGCCCTTGGTGGCGGTGAGCAAAATGTTACGTAAGCCCAGTAGGGCGCGGGTTGGGAGGTTAAAGACTAACTCGGTGACGCCTTTGCTAGTTGGCTCCATACTTATGAGTGTGGCGCGGCGCTGACCGAGCTCGCCGGTAATCGCGCCGGTAAACTCATCGGAGACCTCGATCATGAGCTCTTCGACTGGTTCTAGCTTCTGGTCGTCTTCTTCTTTGTAGACGACGGTCGGGCGGCCGACTTCGAGTTCGAAACCTTCACGACGCAACGTTTCGATGAGGACTGAAAGGTGGAGCTCACCACGACCGGAGACGAGGAAGGTGGTGTCTTTTGCTTCTACGCGCAGGCTGACATTAGTCTCGAGTTCTTTCTCGAGCCGGGCAGCGATTTGACGAGACGTAGTGTACTTACCCTCTTGTCCGGCGAATGGGGAAGAATTTGGGCCGATTGTGATTTGTAGGGTAGGAGCCTCGATCTCCATCACAGGTAGGGCTTCAGGAGAGTCGGCGTCAGCCAGGGTCTCACCGATCTGTGCGTCAGTTACTCCGGTGATATGAACGATTTCGCCGGCGTCGGCTTCTGTGATTTCAGCCTTGCCGAGACCTTCGGAAACGAAAATTTTATCAACTTTTGCCTTGAGCTCTTTGCCTTGGGTCGTGATGCGCGTGATGGCATCACCAACGTTTATGTGGCCACGCCGGATGCGGCCGATAGCGTACTTACCTTGGTATGAATCCCAAGCGAGTGAGGTAACGAGCATTTGAAATGGCCTGTCTGCCTCGACCCGTGGGGCTGGTATATGATCGATGATAGCTTCAAAGATCGGCGTGAAGTCACCTTCGGCGCTGGCAGGGTTTGCCGGAATCGCATCCCAAGCCTTCCCTTCACGGCCAATGGCGTAATATGTCCGGTATTCGAGCTGATCGTCGCTAATCGCAAGGTCTAGGAAAAGATGACCGACTTCGTCTTCGACTTCTTGTACGCGTGAGCCATCTTTGTCGACCTTATTAATTACAACTACTGGCTTGAGACCGAGTTTGAGTGCGCGCGTCAATACAAACTTAGTCTGTGGCATAGGGCCTTCTTGAGCATCGACGACAAGAATGATGCCGTCAGCCATCGAGAGTGTACGTTCGACTTCGCCAGAGAAGTCAGCGTGACCTGGCGTGTCGATGATGTTGATTTTATAATCTTCGCCAGCTTTGGTGTACTCGACAGCGGTTGCCTTGGCGGTAATCGTGATGCCTCGTTCGCGCTCGAGATCGCCCGAGTCAAGGATGGTCGTCTGGCTCATTTCGGCTTGGTTATCACGAAAAACGCGTGATTGCTTCAAGAGTCCGTCGACGAGGGTTGTTTTGCCGTGGTCGACGTGAGCGACGATGGCGATGTTGCGAATGTGAGGGGCGTCGTGTTTCATATATTTCCTTGTTTTTGATAATGAGATTATGGGTCAGGCATGTTACTGTTTTTTGAGCACAATAAAAGCCCGGGGCGTGTTTCATAGCCCGACGGGCTTACTTTTATTCGAAATATACAATACCATAAAGCAAAATGAATGTCTACTTTGTACTTGTGGCAATCTTGACGTGAGCGGTTTGAAAGCGTAGAATATTGCCCGACTCGATTTTAAAGGCGTTTGTTGTGGCAATAATTCGAGTATACTAGTAGGTAAGACAAAAGTTTTTGGCAAGCCTGTCTACGGTGGTGCCAAAATAATACCTACCAAGTCCAGTAATTCCATTAATGAACGAGGTGATTATTCGTAATTCCGAACGCGTCCGATCCGTCTGGCGTACGATCAATAGGTTGATTGGGCGACGGAAACACGCATTCAGGGAGGGGGAACTGGAAGGCCAGGCGTTGACTGCTGGTCATAGTTTTACTGTATCGCAAATTTCTCCACATCAGCACGTGTATGATCGGGTGAAACACACCTTGACTCATCTCCTGAAACGGACTCCACATATACTCGATGAAGCTGGTGTGGAGCGTGGGATGGCTGGTATTGCAGCGACGATTACGATTATTGCCCTGGCGTTTGCGTTGACATCTCAGACACGCCACAGCTTTCGTGTATTTGCAGATGAAAAGCGCGTCGTGCAGCTCTATGTCGATGGCAAACGACGTGCTGTGGTGTCGAGTGCTGCGACAGTCAAAGATATTCTGCAGGAAAATGGCGTAGATCTCAAGGCTGGTGATATCGTCGAGCCAGGTGCCGAGACGGTGGTTGATCAACCGAACTACAACATCAATGTCTATCGTGCATTGCCGGCAGTGGTCGAAGATGGCGGGCGTATGATCCAGATCGTGACTGGCTATCGCTCAGCACGCAAGATTGCTGCAGCGGCAGGCGTTACATTATACCCGGAGGATAAGGCTGAGCTTTCACAGGTGCAGGACTTTAAGGACTCACGCTCACTGGGTTACAAAGTGACAATCGATCGCGCATTGCCGGTACAGTTGATCGTCAATGGGCAGGTGGTAAATGTTCGAACGAATAGCAAGACAGTTAGCGACTTACTGGCCGACAAGGGGATTGAATATGAGCCAGGTGACTTGCAGGGAATAGACCCGCAAGCTCCGATCGTGCGCGGTATGCGTATTGTACTTGCAAAAATCAGCCAAGAGACCCTGACCACTATCGAAGATGTTAGCCCGACAACACAGGTGATCTATGATGCAAATAAGGATGCCGGACAGGTCAGTGTGCAGCGTGAAGGTGTAGCTGGGCGCAAGCAGGTCACGTATTTGATCGAAAAGAATAATGGCGTGGAGACCAAGCGCACGGTTCTAGACTCGATCGTCATTACGGCTGCAATTGACCGCGTTGAAGTTCGTGGGTCGCGTCCTCGTTCTGGGATGCCGACTGCTGAACAATGGGCTCAGTTGCGCTTTTGTGAGGCTGGTGGGCGATATAATACTGACACCGGAAATGGATACTATGGGGCCTATCAAATGAATCTTGATTTTTGGAAAGCATATGGGGGGAACCCTGCGATCAAGCCAAGCCAGGCAAGCCCGGAAGAACAAGATGCAGTTGCGTTACGGGGCTACATGAAGCGCGGCGCACAGCCATGGCCGGTATGCGGTAGGTTTATTCGCTAATTCTTCATAATTATGTTGGCGCAACATCTCAAACAGTTACTGACAACGTATAATATTCGACCGGACAAGTCGAAAGGTCAGCATTTTCTTCTCGATGAGACGGTCGTCGAAGACATGCTTGAGGCGGCTGATGTGGGCAGGGGTGACACCATCATTGAAGTAGGGCCGGGGCCAGGAGTACTGACGAGTGCCTTGGCGCAGCGAGCAGGGCAGGTGCAAGCATACGAGCTTGATGATCAGCTGGCCAACCTCATCGAATCTCAGTGCGTTCCAAATGTAGAAATAATACGAGGGGATGTCATGGCTAGTCCTCTCCCCCGGCGGGGGACCGCACTCCCCTACAAAGTTGTTGCTAATATCCCCTACTCGATTTCAGGTATCTTGATTCGGAAATTGCTCACTTCCCTACCCGCGCCAAAATCTGTGACA
Encoded here:
- a CDS encoding UvrD-helicase domain-containing protein; this translates as MTKDANHPLLQDLNDGQREGVLTTDGPVLMLAGAGSGKTKTLTHRIAYLVDVKKVHPSAILAVTFTNKAATEMRVRINGLLGRDAEDRMFLPFLGTFHSIAVRILRREAMHLGYPTSFAIYDEADTQAVVKLVCKDLGIEEKVFSPQSMRNLISSAKNELLLPGQYAKLAQGRAQETAAMIYPEYQKRLKASGAVDFDDIIMLVVRLFEENPEVLKRYQEQFQYILVDEYQDTNHAQYQLVQLLAEGRRNICVVGDDWQSIYSWRGANYENILNFESDYPDAKVIKLEQNYRSTQHILDAAHSVITKNTIRTDKQLFTEKGDGEKIVIQQVSDELAEGQFVIQTIDRLVSDQGYKYSDCAVLYRTNAQSRSLEESFLRYNTPYQIVGGVRFYERKEIKDTLAYLRFVANPQDSVSWRRIVNVPARGLGDRSLAVMSDYAMAHGLDLLEACRRTDDVAGLTPKAKVAFADFAVLIADFRESAERLPVAELAELIVKKSGYLDAIEKENKGALTGADRLENVQEFLGVAKGFGTTALEEFLSDISLVTDLDTWENTNDAVTLMTLHAAKGLEFKAVFMIGMEEGIFPHSRTMFEPTELEEERRLCYVGMTRARERLYLVHATMRLLYGSTQHNPISRFVMEIPAEYSEAGLINTSVRLGAGVFGNQSWRQSGMAPVVPAGQRLDDPFPDDIPSTPELNKGDKVEHSTFGIGTVLDIEEDDVQILFEKAGIKRLNIGFAPLRKLT
- a CDS encoding class E sortase, which codes for MLLLTTAPANPLLDIITNTSIDLDKSDDQSDNRDRIQIERIGLEVPLYEGGEDSLDKGVWHRWPERGNPEKGGNFILSAHRFKIGVTPVQTIINSPFYNVDKLRIGDTIRVFWDDEWYTYKISKTYTVLPNAIGIEAPSEEAKLTLYTCSLGGSADGRVVIEANLSDKI
- the typA gene encoding translational GTPase TypA; translation: MKHDAPHIRNIAIVAHVDHGKTTLVDGLLKQSRVFRDNQAEMSQTTILDSGDLERERGITITAKATAVEYTKAGEDYKINIIDTPGHADFSGEVERTLSMADGIILVVDAQEGPMPQTKFVLTRALKLGLKPVVVINKVDKDGSRVQEVEDEVGHLFLDLAISDDQLEYRTYYAIGREGKAWDAIPANPASAEGDFTPIFEAIIDHIPAPRVEADRPFQMLVTSLAWDSYQGKYAIGRIRRGHINVGDAITRITTQGKELKAKVDKIFVSEGLGKAEITEADAGEIVHITGVTDAQIGETLADADSPEALPVMEIEAPTLQITIGPNSSPFAGQEGKYTTSRQIAARLEKELETNVSLRVEAKDTTFLVSGRGELHLSVLIETLRREGFELEVGRPTVVYKEEDDQKLEPVEELMIEVSDEFTGAITGELGQRRATLISMEPTSKGVTELVFNLPTRALLGLRNILLTATKGTVIMNSLLIGYEPVGAPLQKLRNGVLISAETGTAITYSLKTVEERGTAFIGPGTKVYEGMVIGLNRRSDDMEINVCKEKKLTNVRASSTDMTTQLTPFTELSLEEALDFIENDELLEVTPESIRIRKRGLKAHERKKLAKQ
- a CDS encoding DUF348 domain-containing protein; the encoded protein is MNEVIIRNSERVRSVWRTINRLIGRRKHAFREGELEGQALTAGHSFTVSQISPHQHVYDRVKHTLTHLLKRTPHILDEAGVERGMAGIAATITIIALAFALTSQTRHSFRVFADEKRVVQLYVDGKRRAVVSSAATVKDILQENGVDLKAGDIVEPGAETVVDQPNYNINVYRALPAVVEDGGRMIQIVTGYRSARKIAAAAGVTLYPEDKAELSQVQDFKDSRSLGYKVTIDRALPVQLIVNGQVVNVRTNSKTVSDLLADKGIEYEPGDLQGIDPQAPIVRGMRIVLAKISQETLTTIEDVSPTTQVIYDANKDAGQVSVQREGVAGRKQVTYLIEKNNGVETKRTVLDSIVITAAIDRVEVRGSRPRSGMPTAEQWAQLRFCEAGGRYNTDTGNGYYGAYQMNLDFWKAYGGNPAIKPSQASPEEQDAVALRGYMKRGAQPWPVCGRFIR
- the rsmA gene encoding ribosomal RNA small subunit methyltransferase A → MLAQHLKQLLTTYNIRPDKSKGQHFLLDETVVEDMLEAADVGRGDTIIEVGPGPGVLTSALAQRAGQVQAYELDDQLANLIESQCVPNVEIIRGDVMASPLPRRGTALPYKVVANIPYSISGILIRKLLTSLPAPKSVTLLVQREVAERMCARPGNMSILSVATQLHGKARIVRIVPADAFYPAPKVDSAVVHVDVSDRKGGLTLDVDEKSYMRLVKIGFSQKRKQLKNTLAAGLHISPTEALELLKKAGLADTVRAQELALDDWQRLLQVAS